Proteins encoded together in one Nostoc sp. PCC 7524 window:
- a CDS encoding DUF5615 family PIN-like protein, whose amino-acid sequence MTVVRFQADADLKQAIVTGVVRRQPNIDFQSANVAGLEGKQDSEVLMIAAQDSRVLVTHDRKTMPAEFGNFIMSQSSSGVLILAQNLPISDAIDSLIIVWEASTAEEWVNQIMSIPF is encoded by the coding sequence ATGACGGTAGTAAGATTTCAAGCAGATGCGGATCTCAAGCAAGCAATAGTAACTGGCGTAGTACGCAGACAACCAAACATTGACTTTCAATCAGCCAACGTAGCAGGACTGGAAGGCAAACAAGACTCAGAGGTATTGATGATAGCCGCACAGGATAGCAGAGTGCTTGTAACTCACGACCGTAAAACTATGCCTGCTGAGTTTGGTAATTTCATCATGTCGCAAAGCAGTTCTGGGGTTTTAATTTTGGCTCAAAATCTGCCCATCAGTGATGCTATTGACTCACTCATTATCGTTTGGGAAGCATCTACCGCAGAGGAATGGGTCAATCAAATTATGTCTATCCCATTTTGA
- a CDS encoding AIPR family protein, giving the protein MDRITAGLLNSFKKQQSFPEDLRESELFEHFVNYYVISKEYNDQFGLEDVHVGGSADKALDGIAIIVNGSLITSKEELEDLEKKNKYLDVEFILIQSKTSSNFDAGEIAKFLLGATDFFSENSELPANAQIKEKSQLMELIYDKSSLFKNRKPLCKLYYVTTGKWLDDKHLKVTIDGLSKRLDDMGIFERVTFNPIDANGIQNLYRLANNKISRQIKFERRTTIPKIEDVNQAYISILPASEYLKLITDEDGNLIRGLFYDNVRGFQGENDVNQEIKATINSDDRQFFVLFNNGITIVAEYVDPVGDLITIKDYQIVNGCQTSYILYNNRESIDDSLYIPIKIIALDRDSKLKNKIIKTNNRQTPVKLEELEALTDFQKKLEEYYNSMPDDKKLYYERRPRQFNGIDEIEKIRIIDIRSQMRCFASMFLEQAHNAGRYHAKLQEETKDKIFLPSHNPIGYYVSAYAKFCLDSLFRKRQIDAKYSSFKYHMLNILRIQIAGKNIPDLATNKFGKYCELIEQALWDDNQCKDILLNTTKIIDQAVDGDYDRSLAKTQAFSNAIDKLLLIN; this is encoded by the coding sequence ATGGATAGAATTACGGCTGGTTTGTTAAATAGCTTTAAAAAACAACAATCTTTTCCAGAAGATTTACGAGAATCAGAGCTTTTTGAGCATTTTGTTAATTATTATGTAATTTCCAAAGAATATAATGATCAGTTTGGACTTGAGGATGTTCATGTTGGAGGTAGTGCTGACAAAGCATTAGATGGTATTGCGATCATTGTTAACGGTAGTTTAATAACCTCCAAAGAAGAATTAGAAGATTTGGAGAAAAAAAATAAGTATTTAGATGTTGAATTTATATTAATTCAATCAAAAACAAGTAGTAATTTTGACGCTGGAGAAATAGCTAAATTCTTACTAGGAGCTACAGATTTTTTTAGCGAAAATTCTGAGTTGCCAGCTAATGCTCAGATCAAAGAGAAATCTCAATTAATGGAACTAATATATGACAAAAGTAGTTTATTTAAAAATAGAAAACCTTTATGTAAATTATACTATGTTACTACTGGTAAATGGCTAGATGACAAACATCTTAAGGTAACTATTGATGGTTTAAGTAAAAGACTTGATGATATGGGTATTTTTGAAAGAGTAACATTTAACCCTATTGATGCCAATGGAATTCAAAACTTATATAGATTAGCGAATAACAAAATATCAAGACAAATTAAATTTGAAAGACGTACTACTATTCCTAAAATAGAAGACGTAAACCAAGCATACATTTCTATTCTGCCAGCAAGCGAATATTTAAAATTAATTACCGATGAGGATGGAAATCTAATTAGAGGATTATTTTATGACAACGTAAGAGGTTTTCAAGGTGAAAATGATGTCAATCAAGAAATAAAGGCAACTATCAATTCTGATGATCGCCAGTTTTTTGTACTGTTTAACAATGGTATAACTATCGTGGCTGAGTATGTTGATCCTGTTGGCGACTTAATTACTATCAAAGATTATCAAATTGTTAATGGATGTCAAACTAGCTATATTCTATATAATAACAGAGAATCAATAGACGATTCCTTATATATACCAATTAAAATAATAGCTTTAGATCGGGATAGTAAACTGAAGAACAAAATAATTAAAACTAATAATAGACAAACACCTGTCAAATTGGAGGAACTTGAAGCATTAACTGATTTTCAAAAAAAATTAGAAGAATACTACAATTCTATGCCAGACGATAAGAAACTTTATTATGAAAGACGACCAAGACAATTTAATGGAATAGATGAAATTGAAAAAATCAGAATAATAGATATACGTTCTCAAATGAGATGCTTTGCATCTATGTTTTTAGAGCAAGCGCATAATGCGGGTAGATATCATGCAAAGTTGCAGGAAGAGACAAAAGATAAAATATTTTTACCTTCACATAATCCCATAGGATATTATGTTAGTGCATATGCAAAGTTTTGTTTAGATTCTCTGTTTAGAAAAAGACAGATAGATGCTAAATATAGTTCATTTAAATACCATATGCTCAATATTTTAAGAATACAAATTGCAGGGAAAAATATTCCTGACTTAGCAACGAATAAATTCGGTAAATATTGTGAATTGATAGAACAAGCATTATGGGATGATAATCAGTGTAAAGATATATTATTAAATACTACAAAAATTATTGATCAAGCTGTTGATGGAGACTATGATCGGTCATTAGCAAAAACTCAAGCTTTTTCTAATGCTATAGATAAATTGCTTTTAATAAACTGA
- the mraY gene encoding phospho-N-acetylmuramoyl-pentapeptide-transferase: MDAKLSPNQGLNVSGIGLASGLAAGLGIAAVILDGMANRTPWQGMSLTLPLLLSAVISAAVGYLVVPLLQALKTGQIIREDGPQAHLKKAGTPTMGGIFFIPVAVLVACVWSNFATDVLAVSALTLSYGLIGWLDDWQILRRKSNKGISPRMKLLLQIGFAIAFCLWLMFNQPANITNIALPWVSFAIPLGFLFWPLAGFVLVAESNATNLTDGIDGLAGGTVAIALLALGAIVAPTSLGLMVFCAALSGSCLGFLAHNRNPARVFMGDTGSLALGGALGAVALLTNSLVALFILSGIFFVETLSVMAQVSYYKATKGPDGKGKRLFKMAPLHHHLELSGWSELQVVGVFYIIAAILAFLCVAIAPF, encoded by the coding sequence GTGGACGCGAAATTATCTCCAAACCAAGGATTAAATGTTTCTGGGATTGGTCTGGCTTCTGGCCTCGCCGCCGGACTGGGTATAGCAGCCGTGATTTTAGATGGAATGGCAAACAGAACACCCTGGCAGGGGATGTCTCTGACACTGCCATTGTTACTGTCTGCCGTAATATCGGCTGCTGTGGGTTACTTGGTAGTACCCCTGTTGCAAGCACTCAAAACTGGGCAAATCATCCGTGAAGACGGCCCCCAAGCTCATTTAAAGAAGGCTGGCACACCTACAATGGGCGGGATATTTTTCATCCCTGTGGCAGTTTTAGTTGCTTGTGTGTGGTCTAATTTTGCGACCGATGTACTGGCTGTCTCCGCATTAACACTAAGCTATGGCTTAATTGGCTGGCTTGACGATTGGCAAATTCTCCGACGGAAGTCTAATAAAGGCATTTCTCCCCGGATGAAATTGTTATTGCAAATTGGGTTTGCGATCGCTTTTTGTCTGTGGCTGATGTTTAATCAACCCGCTAATATTACAAATATTGCTCTACCTTGGGTCAGCTTTGCCATACCTTTGGGATTCTTATTCTGGCCTTTGGCTGGCTTTGTCCTCGTGGCAGAGAGTAACGCCACGAATCTAACTGATGGTATTGATGGTTTAGCAGGGGGAACCGTAGCGATCGCCCTGTTAGCATTAGGTGCTATAGTTGCTCCTACTTCCCTAGGATTAATGGTTTTCTGCGCTGCTTTGAGTGGTAGCTGTTTAGGTTTCTTAGCCCACAACCGCAACCCAGCCCGTGTGTTCATGGGAGATACCGGTTCTCTGGCTTTGGGTGGTGCTTTAGGAGCAGTGGCGTTGTTAACTAACAGCTTAGTAGCCTTGTTTATTCTCAGTGGCATCTTCTTTGTAGAAACCCTGTCTGTGATGGCACAGGTAAGTTATTACAAAGCCACCAAAGGCCCCGATGGTAAAGGTAAGCGTCTATTTAAAATGGCTCCTCTCCACCATCACCTAGAATTGTCTGGTTGGTCAGAGTTGCAGGTAGTTGGTGTATTTTATATAATCGCTGCCATATTAGCGTTCCTTTGTGTAGCGATCGCTCCCTTTTAA
- a CDS encoding DUF3134 domain-containing protein, whose product MLNSPLREEPRNQRAAVIPLKQESSLLDWLQANGRIIARDVHESDFQDEEEEISEFLGGDDGIDYLDDDDDDITIDED is encoded by the coding sequence ATGTTGAATTCTCCTTTACGTGAAGAACCCCGGAACCAGCGTGCTGCTGTCATCCCTCTCAAACAAGAGTCTTCTTTATTGGATTGGTTGCAAGCCAATGGCCGGATCATTGCGCGTGACGTTCATGAATCTGATTTTCAGGATGAAGAAGAAGAAATATCAGAATTTCTCGGTGGAGATGATGGTATCGACTACCTGGATGATGATGATGATGACATCACCATAGATGAAGATTAG
- the ileS gene encoding isoleucine--tRNA ligase: MTEPGSYKDTVNLPKTNFDMRANAIKREPEIQKFWEDNKIFESLSQNNPGELFILHDGPPYANGSLHIGHALNKILKDIINRYQLLQGRKVRYVPGWDCHGLPIELKVLQNLKSAERQNLTPLQLRQKAKEFALATVDDQRKSFKRYGVWGDWDNPYLTLKPEYEAAQIGVFGQMYLKGYIYRGLKPVHWSPSSKTALAEAELEYPEGHTSRSIYAAFPVTGLAEAVKSVLGEYLPDLGVAVWTTTPWTIPGNLAVAVNGDLNYSLVEVSRKGAETQSKFKYLIVAAELVERLATTISAELTVKATFKGQDLEHTTYRHPLFDRESPVVVGGDYITTESGTGLVHTAPGHGQEDYIVGLRYGLPILAPVDDNGNFTEEAGQFAGLNVLGDGNQAVIDALTDAGSLLKEEAYAHKYPYDWRTKKPTIFRATEQWFASVAGFREEALKAIASVKWIPAQGENRITPMIAERSDWCISRQRSWGVPIPVFYDEETGEPLLNEETINHVQAIIAEKGSDAWWELSVEELLPESYRNNGRSYRRGTDTMDVWFDSGSSWASVVKQRPELRYPADMYLEGSDQHRGWFQSSLLTSVAVNGIAPYKTVLTHGFVLDEQGRKMSKSVGNVVDPQVMILGGKDQKKEPPYGADVLRLWVSSVDYTADVRLGSNIIKQLNDVRGKIRNTARFLLGSLHDFDPEKDAVPFEELPQLDKYMLHRIREVFQEVTEAFESFQFFRFFQTVQNFCVVDLSNFYLDVAKDRLYISAPNSFRRRSCQTVIHIALENLARAIAPVLCHTAEDIWQYLPYKTPYKSVFQAGWVKLEDKWHNPDLGEFWETLRSLRTDVNKVMEQARIEKMIGSSLEAKVLLYVADEKLREQMQQMNTGSHVLNTPSHSDSCEAISQSLQTTDEFLLKLKKSSSEANLKILEAVKANIQPTQAANQLNTQDDEESSVYHHLLKVHEITTNAITQQAIRDDLLKAQKDAQNTELEIQEKASTGMLQAQKQANYAISNLQEIAESTSSPLNHVDELRYLFLSSQVELLDSSEKLPDVKYNLQSDNWGIGIVNADGEKCDRCWNYSTTVGESQEHPLICDRCVSALAGEF; this comes from the coding sequence GTGACAGAACCTGGAAGCTACAAAGATACGGTAAATTTACCCAAGACTAATTTTGATATGCGGGCGAACGCCATCAAGCGTGAGCCTGAGATCCAAAAGTTCTGGGAAGACAATAAAATTTTTGAAAGCCTGTCGCAAAATAACCCAGGCGAATTATTTATACTGCACGATGGGCCTCCCTACGCAAACGGCTCACTTCATATTGGTCATGCCTTAAATAAAATTCTCAAAGATATTATTAATCGCTACCAACTGCTACAAGGGCGGAAGGTGCGTTATGTGCCTGGTTGGGACTGCCACGGCTTACCAATTGAATTGAAGGTTTTGCAAAATCTCAAGTCGGCAGAACGGCAAAATTTAACACCTCTGCAATTGCGGCAAAAGGCGAAGGAATTTGCTTTGGCTACGGTTGATGATCAGCGTAAAAGTTTTAAACGCTATGGTGTTTGGGGTGACTGGGATAATCCATATTTGACGCTGAAGCCGGAATATGAGGCGGCGCAAATTGGGGTGTTTGGCCAGATGTATTTGAAAGGGTACATCTATCGGGGCTTGAAGCCGGTTCACTGGAGTCCTAGTTCTAAGACGGCTTTGGCTGAGGCAGAGTTGGAATATCCTGAAGGGCATACTTCGCGGAGTATTTATGCGGCTTTTCCTGTGACGGGTTTGGCTGAGGCGGTTAAGTCTGTTTTGGGTGAGTATTTGCCGGATTTGGGTGTGGCTGTCTGGACTACTACTCCTTGGACTATTCCGGGGAATTTGGCGGTGGCGGTTAATGGCGACCTCAATTATTCTTTGGTGGAAGTTTCGCGCAAAGGCGCAGAGACGCAGAGTAAATTCAAGTATTTGATTGTGGCGGCGGAGTTGGTGGAACGGTTGGCTACTACTATCTCGGCTGAGTTGACTGTGAAGGCTACTTTTAAGGGGCAGGATTTAGAGCATACTACTTATCGACATCCTTTGTTTGACAGGGAAAGTCCGGTGGTTGTGGGTGGTGATTATATCACTACTGAATCGGGTACTGGGTTGGTGCATACTGCGCCTGGTCATGGTCAAGAAGACTACATTGTTGGTCTGCGTTATGGTCTGCCGATTCTCGCGCCTGTGGATGATAATGGCAACTTTACTGAGGAAGCAGGACAGTTTGCTGGGTTGAATGTTTTGGGTGATGGGAATCAGGCGGTGATTGATGCGCTGACAGATGCGGGTTCCCTGTTGAAAGAGGAGGCTTACGCGCATAAGTATCCTTACGACTGGCGGACGAAAAAGCCGACGATTTTCCGCGCTACTGAACAGTGGTTTGCTTCGGTGGCGGGATTTCGGGAGGAAGCACTGAAGGCGATCGCATCTGTAAAATGGATACCAGCCCAAGGTGAAAATCGTATCACGCCCATGATAGCGGAACGTTCTGATTGGTGTATCTCTCGTCAGCGTTCTTGGGGTGTACCCATTCCGGTATTCTACGATGAGGAAACGGGTGAACCCTTACTGAATGAAGAAACTATCAACCATGTGCAAGCTATCATTGCCGAAAAAGGTTCTGATGCTTGGTGGGAGTTGTCGGTAGAGGAATTATTACCAGAGTCCTACCGTAATAATGGTCGGTCTTACCGTCGCGGTACTGATACAATGGACGTATGGTTTGATTCTGGTTCGTCTTGGGCTTCTGTGGTGAAGCAACGGCCAGAGTTGCGTTACCCGGCTGATATGTATTTGGAAGGTTCTGATCAGCATCGTGGTTGGTTCCAGTCGAGTTTGCTGACTAGCGTAGCGGTGAATGGGATTGCACCTTATAAAACTGTGTTAACTCACGGCTTTGTTTTAGATGAACAAGGGCGGAAAATGAGTAAATCAGTGGGGAATGTGGTTGATCCCCAGGTGATGATTCTGGGTGGAAAAGACCAGAAGAAAGAACCACCCTATGGTGCGGATGTGTTGCGGTTGTGGGTGTCGTCGGTTGACTACACTGCCGATGTGCGTTTGGGTAGCAATATCATTAAGCAACTCAACGATGTCAGAGGTAAGATTCGCAATACGGCGCGGTTCTTGTTGGGTAGTTTGCATGATTTTGACCCCGAAAAAGATGCTGTACCTTTTGAGGAGTTACCGCAGTTAGATAAATATATGCTGCACCGTATCCGGGAAGTGTTCCAGGAAGTGACAGAAGCTTTTGAAAGTTTCCAATTCTTCCGATTCTTCCAAACTGTGCAGAATTTCTGTGTGGTGGATTTATCTAACTTCTATTTAGATGTAGCGAAAGATAGGCTGTATATCAGTGCGCCAAATTCTTTCCGTCGTCGCAGTTGTCAGACAGTTATCCACATCGCTTTAGAAAATTTAGCACGAGCGATCGCACCTGTTTTATGTCACACTGCTGAAGATATCTGGCAATATCTTCCCTACAAAACACCGTATAAATCAGTGTTTCAAGCTGGTTGGGTGAAACTAGAGGATAAATGGCATAATCCAGATTTAGGGGAATTTTGGGAGACTCTGCGTTCACTCCGCACCGATGTTAATAAGGTGATGGAACAAGCCAGGATAGAAAAAATGATTGGTTCTTCGTTGGAAGCCAAAGTTTTGTTGTATGTCGCAGATGAAAAATTACGCGAACAGATGCAACAAATGAATACAGGAAGCCATGTACTTAATACTCCTTCACATTCAGACAGTTGTGAAGCAATTTCTCAAAGCCTTCAAACAACAGATGAGTTTCTTTTGAAGCTGAAAAAATCATCAAGTGAAGCAAATCTGAAAATTCTGGAAGCAGTAAAAGCAAATATACAGCCAACACAAGCAGCTAACCAGTTGAACACTCAAGATGATGAAGAATCGTCAGTTTATCATCATTTATTGAAAGTTCATGAAATTACAACTAACGCTATTACTCAACAGGCAATTAGAGATGATCTTCTCAAAGCTCAAAAAGATGCTCAAAATACTGAGTTAGAAATTCAAGAGAAAGCTTCTACAGGGATGTTGCAAGCGCAAAAACAAGCTAATTATGCAATTTCTAACCTTCAAGAGATAGCAGAATCTACTTCTTCACCTTTAAATCATGTGGATGAGTTGCGCTATTTATTCCTCTCTTCTCAGGTTGAATTATTAGATTCATCTGAGAAATTGCCAGATGTGAAATATAACTTGCAGTCTGATAATTGGGGAATTGGGATAGTGAATGCAGACGGCGAAAAATGCGATCGCTGTTGGAATTATTCTACGACTGTAGGAGAATCACAAGAGCATCCGTTAATTTGCGATCGCTGTGTTTCCGCTTTAGCTGGTGAATTTTAG
- a CDS encoding DUF433 domain-containing protein: MTASPTPVKQYVEQRDQGYWIEGTRISLDSVVYAFLNGDSPENIAQNFPLLSLEQVYGAIAFYLANRELVDAYLKEGEVEFAKLQQSLRENNPLLYQKLQTAQTQKQSQI; encoded by the coding sequence ATGACAGCATCACCAACCCCAGTTAAACAATATGTCGAACAACGAGATCAAGGGTATTGGATTGAAGGCACTCGTATTTCCCTTGATTCTGTGGTGTACGCTTTCTTAAATGGAGATTCACCGGAAAATATTGCCCAGAATTTTCCGTTACTTTCACTGGAACAAGTGTATGGTGCGATCGCTTTCTATCTTGCCAACCGAGAGCTAGTTGATGCTTACTTAAAGGAAGGTGAGGTAGAGTTTGCCAAACTACAACAGTCCTTGAGAGAAAATAACCCGCTTCTTTATCAGAAATTGCAAACTGCTCAAACGCAAAAGCAGAGTCAGATATGA
- a CDS encoding COG3650 family protein encodes MKKLIVPILLLGISTNLLASSPSTANQSHSLVAQSNSRNRNTEEFTVSGTEPFWSVTVSKKGIIYSTPESRQSFPYVAPLTASGRPVDLVRVYRLRGRNNTNNTLVIKKVNSCSDGMSDIKYPYSAIFIVGNKVLEGCARLK; translated from the coding sequence ATGAAAAAATTAATTGTCCCAATATTATTACTTGGAATTAGCACCAACTTATTAGCAAGCAGTCCCAGCACTGCTAACCAGAGTCATTCATTAGTGGCTCAATCTAATAGTCGCAACAGAAACACAGAAGAATTTACTGTTAGTGGCACAGAGCCATTTTGGAGTGTCACAGTGAGCAAAAAAGGAATTATTTACTCTACACCAGAATCTCGCCAAAGCTTTCCTTATGTTGCACCATTAACAGCATCCGGCCGTCCGGTAGATTTAGTCAGAGTTTACAGATTAAGAGGTAGAAACAACACAAATAATACCCTAGTAATTAAAAAAGTAAACTCTTGTAGTGATGGTATGTCTGATATCAAATATCCTTACTCAGCTATATTCATTGTGGGTAATAAAGTTTTAGAAGGTTGTGCCAGATTAAAATAG
- a CDS encoding serine/threonine-protein kinase codes for MIGKVLQARYQIVQSLGAGVFGQTYIAVDINHPHSPKCVVKQLKVSSLHPSYLDTIRLRFLTETETLKRLGTHSQIPEFIACFEENERFYLVQEYIAGHSLTAELPINQQWGCLWNEDEVIAFLEDTLGILEFVHSQGVIHCDIKPENIIRRAVNGKLVLIDFGSIQSINFGMDGELSIYQAPATSLGYIPPEQFIGQTQPNSDIYALGMIAIQALTGLEPLQVKVDAYTNEIIWRSPDTQVSDYLAAILSQMIRYNYQERFQSAAEVSRVLKQMVWETAVTPVPQIELIADKQIEADSEQSSPLLTGMTVGIAVNSLLMGLGTYSLLNSSPAYSETEILYNATKEYQAGDLQQAIALAKSIPSYSNVYPDAQATIETWQQQWQTAAQQYLVAEKAMSEGRWSDVLSAANQVPDILYWQVKVNDLVQQAKINIEAQTKVLLAKAFTKAQARDFSTALEYLRQIPKESSAGALVQNKLVEYSEKRQIRAAYFLHQARKQALVGNFDQAVTFLRKIPKDTSVYAQAQTKLNEYNQKIRPQPQSQNLAYSVISSTQKTPSVMKLENVNPDHHLQEVNIQ; via the coding sequence ATGATCGGTAAAGTACTGCAAGCGCGCTACCAAATTGTCCAAAGCCTGGGCGCAGGGGTATTTGGACAGACATACATCGCTGTGGATATTAATCATCCACACAGCCCCAAATGTGTTGTTAAACAACTCAAAGTTAGCAGTTTGCATCCTAGCTACCTAGATACCATCAGATTACGTTTTTTAACTGAAACCGAAACCCTCAAACGTTTGGGAACTCACTCCCAAATCCCTGAGTTCATCGCTTGTTTTGAAGAGAATGAGCGTTTCTATTTGGTGCAGGAATATATTGCAGGCCATTCCTTGACGGCGGAACTGCCCATTAATCAACAGTGGGGGTGTTTGTGGAATGAGGATGAGGTGATCGCATTTTTAGAAGATACTTTGGGAATTTTAGAATTTGTTCACTCCCAAGGTGTAATCCATTGTGATATTAAACCAGAAAATATTATTAGGCGTGCTGTTAATGGTAAGTTAGTCCTCATTGATTTTGGTTCTATTCAATCAATTAATTTTGGTATGGATGGGGAATTATCCATCTATCAAGCTCCTGCAACTTCTTTAGGCTATATTCCCCCTGAGCAATTTATTGGTCAAACCCAGCCCAATAGTGATATTTATGCTTTGGGGATGATTGCAATTCAGGCTTTAACAGGGCTAGAACCGCTACAAGTCAAAGTAGATGCTTATACTAATGAAATTATTTGGCGTTCACCCGATACACAGGTGAGTGATTATCTAGCGGCTATACTGAGCCAAATGATCCGCTACAATTACCAAGAACGTTTCCAGTCTGCTGCTGAGGTATCGCGTGTCCTCAAGCAAATGGTATGGGAAACTGCCGTCACACCAGTACCTCAAATAGAGCTAATTGCAGATAAGCAAATAGAAGCAGATTCAGAGCAATCATCCCCCCTACTCACAGGCATGACAGTAGGAATAGCTGTTAATTCTTTATTAATGGGGTTGGGAACTTATTCTTTGCTCAATAGTTCTCCAGCATATTCGGAAACAGAAATTTTATATAACGCTACAAAAGAATATCAAGCAGGAGATTTGCAACAAGCGATCGCCTTAGCCAAATCAATCCCATCTTACAGTAATGTTTATCCAGATGCTCAAGCGACCATCGAAACTTGGCAACAGCAATGGCAAACAGCTGCACAACAATATTTAGTAGCTGAAAAAGCTATGTCTGAGGGTAGATGGTCAGATGTACTTAGTGCAGCTAATCAAGTTCCAGATATTTTATATTGGCAAGTCAAAGTTAACGATTTAGTTCAACAAGCCAAAATCAATATTGAAGCACAAACAAAAGTTTTATTAGCGAAAGCTTTTACTAAAGCTCAGGCTAGAGATTTTTCTACAGCATTAGAATATCTGCGGCAAATTCCCAAAGAAAGTTCTGCTGGTGCTTTGGTGCAGAATAAATTAGTTGAATACAGTGAAAAACGGCAGATTAGAGCCGCCTACTTTTTACATCAAGCCCGCAAGCAGGCATTAGTTGGTAACTTTGATCAAGCGGTAACATTTCTCCGCAAAATTCCCAAAGATACCTCTGTTTACGCTCAGGCTCAAACTAAATTGAATGAGTATAACCAAAAAATCCGCCCACAACCTCAAAGTCAAAACCTAGCCTATAGCGTAATTTCTTCTACTCAAAAAACACCATCGGTAATGAAGTTGGAAAACGTCAACCCTGATCATCACTTACAAGAAGTAAATATTCAGTAG
- a CDS encoding Ycf66 family protein, whose translation MLANVLALVVGLGSLAIYLSAFFFPEIHRKNDFIWSGVGLFYALVLWVFAPRISGGLLLGHVASVALLVWFGWQTLSLRRQLTPLLQQTQVPSSEAVKTTLQEQAAKLSLPQRLTQLQQGLGGVFGGLKNRVQPPASPKTTTPQPETTAKPDVEIIDKRETPTPEPVSTTESESPTVAPEQPTEATATTTTEPQEPTVTEVIPPHPPSPELVEAAQPHDEAEDKTPIPVEEIAPDAVLAPPAEVPPEQQPPNNQAS comes from the coding sequence ATGCTGGCAAATGTCCTAGCTTTGGTGGTCGGCCTTGGTAGTTTAGCCATCTACTTATCAGCTTTCTTTTTCCCAGAAATCCACCGCAAGAATGATTTTATTTGGAGTGGAGTCGGACTTTTTTATGCCCTAGTTTTATGGGTGTTTGCTCCTCGCATTTCTGGTGGTCTTTTACTCGGTCATGTGGCTAGTGTGGCGCTTTTGGTGTGGTTTGGTTGGCAAACTCTCTCATTACGTCGCCAGTTGACTCCCTTACTACAACAAACTCAAGTACCCAGTTCTGAGGCTGTAAAAACTACACTGCAAGAACAGGCTGCAAAGTTGTCTTTACCCCAACGCTTGACTCAATTACAGCAAGGTTTAGGTGGCGTTTTTGGTGGCTTGAAAAATCGAGTCCAACCGCCTGCTAGTCCAAAAACGACAACTCCCCAACCAGAAACTACAGCAAAACCAGACGTGGAGATTATTGATAAGAGAGAAACACCAACGCCAGAGCCAGTTTCTACTACTGAATCTGAATCACCAACTGTAGCACCAGAACAGCCAACAGAAGCAACTGCCACAACTACAACTGAGCCTCAAGAACCCACTGTAACAGAAGTAATTCCACCCCATCCCCCATCCCCGGAATTGGTGGAAGCTGCCCAACCACATGATGAAGCTGAGGATAAAACACCCATCCCCGTGGAAGAAATTGCCCCAGATGCAGTGTTAGCTCCCCCAGCAGAAGTCCCACCAGAACAACAACCACCCAATAATCAGGCTAGTTGA